A genomic segment from Saprospiraceae bacterium encodes:
- the dusB gene encoding tRNA dihydrouridine synthase DusB, translated as MVKIENVALGEFPLLLAPMEDVSDPPFRALCKAQGCDMMYTEFISVEGLIRDAHKSLQKLDIYDYERPIGIQIFGAELDSMRRAAEIVEEAQPEVLDINFGCPVKKVVCKMAGAGILQDIDKMVSLTEAIVKSTKLPVTVKTRLGWDDQTKYIEEVAERLQDVGIKALSIHGRTRKQMYKGEADWSLIGKIKENPRIHIPIFGNGDIDSPQKAKLYRDRYGVDGIMIGRASIGYPWIFREIKHYFETGELLPPPSVKERVAAARQHLKHSIEWKGIKLGTLEMRRHYTNYFRGFPHVKPFRQELVSHEDPEVLFGILDQIEDHYSVNEHMILV; from the coding sequence ATGGTTAAGATTGAAAATGTAGCATTGGGTGAATTTCCCTTGTTGTTGGCCCCCATGGAAGATGTGAGTGATCCGCCTTTTCGCGCCTTGTGTAAGGCGCAGGGCTGCGATATGATGTACACAGAGTTTATATCTGTAGAAGGGCTTATCAGAGATGCCCACAAAAGCCTCCAAAAGTTGGATATTTACGATTATGAACGCCCCATTGGTATACAAATATTTGGAGCAGAGCTGGATTCGATGCGCAGAGCCGCAGAAATCGTAGAAGAAGCCCAGCCCGAAGTGTTGGACATTAATTTTGGTTGCCCGGTTAAAAAAGTGGTGTGTAAAATGGCTGGGGCGGGAATTTTGCAAGACATTGATAAAATGGTTAGTTTGACAGAAGCCATCGTCAAATCAACCAAGCTACCCGTAACCGTCAAAACGAGGTTGGGATGGGATGATCAAACCAAATATATTGAAGAGGTTGCCGAACGTTTGCAGGATGTTGGTATCAAGGCATTATCCATCCATGGGCGTACGCGAAAACAAATGTATAAAGGAGAGGCCGATTGGAGTTTGATCGGTAAAATTAAAGAAAACCCACGCATTCATATCCCTATTTTTGGTAACGGAGACATTGATAGTCCGCAAAAAGCCAAACTGTATCGAGATAGATATGGGGTAGATGGCATTATGATAGGCAGAGCCAGTATTGGTTACCCCTGGATTTTTAGAGAAATTAAACATTATTTCGAGACGGGAGAATTGCTCCCGCCACCCAGTGTAAAGGAAAGGGTAGCTGCCGCACGTCAGCACTTAAAACATTCTATAGAATGGAAAGGTATCAAATTGGGAACACTCGAAATGAGACGGCATTATACCAATTACTTCAGAGGTTTTCCTCATGTTAAACCTTTTAGACAAGAATTGGTTAGCCACGAAGATCCTGAGGTTCTTTTTGGTATTCTTGATCAAATAGAAGATCACTATAGTGTGAATGAACATATGATTTTAGTTTAA
- a CDS encoding HD domain-containing protein, whose protein sequence is MVFNIKVFEREVFQLIGDTAKELGYPAYVVGGYVRDRLLARPSKDMDIVCVGNGIELAQNIAFKLRPRARVTVYKRFGTAMLKHNGLEIEFVGARQESYRHDSRKPTVEAGTLEDDQNRRDFTINALAVSLNEEDFGMIIDPFNGLQDLENKIIKTPLEPGNTFSDDPLRMMRAIRFSAQLGFAISPETLHAISHHKSRINIVSKERITGELNKIIATPKPSIGLDLMFKTGLMGIVFSEFSDLYGAEFKNGIGHKDNFYHTLQVLDNLSKKTDNLWLRWAAILHDIAKPATKRFHPKLGWTFHGHEMLGANMVPGIFRKLRLPMDNKMKYVQKLVQLHLRPISLTKENITDSAIRRLLFDAGDDIDDLMLLCEADITSKNAKKVERYLENYNLVRERLKVVEEKDQLRNWQPPISGELIMETFGITPSRQVGTIKEAIREAILDGVIENNYSAAYAYMLDQGKALGLKVVEEKP, encoded by the coding sequence GTGGTATTTAACATAAAGGTTTTTGAGCGAGAGGTATTTCAGTTGATTGGTGACACAGCGAAGGAACTTGGCTATCCGGCTTATGTAGTAGGGGGTTACGTACGCGATCGCCTTTTAGCGCGCCCCTCGAAGGATATGGATATTGTTTGTGTAGGTAATGGCATAGAACTAGCCCAAAATATTGCTTTTAAACTCCGACCCCGTGCCAGGGTAACCGTTTATAAACGGTTCGGCACGGCCATGTTAAAACACAATGGATTGGAAATTGAGTTTGTTGGCGCCCGACAAGAATCCTATCGCCACGATTCTCGAAAGCCTACGGTCGAGGCCGGAACCCTGGAAGACGATCAAAATCGACGAGATTTTACCATCAATGCGCTGGCCGTCAGCCTGAATGAAGAAGATTTTGGCATGATCATCGATCCTTTCAACGGCCTACAGGATCTCGAAAACAAAATCATAAAAACGCCGCTTGAACCAGGCAACACTTTTTCTGATGATCCATTGCGCATGATGCGCGCCATTCGGTTTTCTGCCCAATTGGGGTTTGCCATTTCGCCAGAGACCCTACATGCTATTAGTCATCATAAATCGCGTATAAATATTGTTTCAAAAGAACGAATAACAGGCGAACTCAATAAAATCATAGCCACCCCTAAACCTTCGATAGGCCTTGATTTGATGTTTAAAACGGGCCTGATGGGGATTGTTTTTTCTGAGTTTTCGGATTTGTATGGCGCCGAATTTAAAAATGGAATTGGACATAAGGACAACTTTTACCACACCCTTCAAGTGTTGGATAACTTGTCGAAAAAGACGGACAATTTGTGGCTAAGATGGGCCGCCATTTTGCATGATATTGCCAAACCCGCTACCAAGCGATTTCACCCTAAGCTAGGATGGACTTTTCATGGGCATGAAATGCTTGGCGCCAATATGGTACCCGGCATTTTCCGAAAATTGCGTCTGCCAATGGATAATAAGATGAAATATGTCCAAAAACTAGTCCAGTTACACCTTCGCCCTATTAGCCTTACTAAAGAAAATATTACCGATTCTGCTATTCGCAGGCTCTTATTTGACGCAGGTGATGATATTGATGACCTCATGTTGCTTTGTGAAGCTGATATCACTTCTAAAAATGCTAAAAAAGTAGAGCGTTATCTAGAAAATTATAACCTGGTCAGGGAAAGACTAAAGGTGGTCGAAGAAAAGGATCAATTGCGCAATTGGCAACCCCCCATCTCCGGCGAATTGATTATGGAAACCTTCGGAATAACCCCTTCTCGTCAGGTAGGGACGATTAAAGAGGCCATTCGGGAGGCCATTTTGGATGGCGTTATTGAAAATAATTATTCCGCTGCCTATGCCTACATGCTGGACCAAGGGAAAGCATTAGGGCTAAAAGTGGTAGAGGAAAAACCCTAA
- a CDS encoding aminotransferase class V-fold PLP-dependent enzyme, giving the protein MLDCQSEKFSLPTEVSYLNCAYMSPLLNTVASIGEFQVKRKGIPYTISLNDFFDPLEELKQSFAKLVNIENPSRIAPIPSASYGLSTVARNLRVKPGFNIVVLEEQFPSNYYPWERLAKEKAGEIRVVRLPAVPGSRSLTWTEAILDQLDENTALLAMSHTHWADGTQFDLLALRQKTKDIGALLVIDGTQSVGALPFDVAEIQPDALICAGYKWLLGPYSLGLGYFGPYFDEGVPIEENWINRQDSDDFKNLVTYQSQYKPFAHRYGVGEQSNFILVPMLKAAIDQLLDWGVANIQQYCLELSASPVEQLRAMGCQIEEEKYRSGHLFGVRLPKHLDGDKLQQLFAAHQVFVSFRGSAVRVSPHLYNNEGDFTTFIKCFEQCFVPKLF; this is encoded by the coding sequence ATGCTTGACTGTCAATCAGAAAAATTTAGTTTACCTACTGAGGTGAGCTATCTCAATTGCGCCTATATGTCTCCGCTACTCAATACAGTAGCATCTATAGGCGAATTCCAGGTGAAACGAAAGGGGATTCCTTATACGATCAGTCTTAACGACTTTTTTGATCCTTTGGAGGAATTAAAACAATCCTTTGCCAAATTGGTCAATATCGAAAACCCAAGCCGGATTGCACCCATTCCATCGGCTTCCTATGGCTTATCTACCGTCGCCCGAAACTTGCGGGTGAAGCCCGGTTTTAACATTGTTGTATTAGAAGAACAATTCCCCAGCAACTATTATCCCTGGGAGCGCCTGGCCAAAGAAAAAGCAGGTGAAATCAGGGTAGTACGTTTGCCCGCGGTCCCTGGTTCACGGAGCCTCACCTGGACCGAAGCCATCCTCGACCAGCTGGATGAAAATACCGCTTTATTAGCGATGAGCCATACCCACTGGGCTGATGGAACCCAATTTGATCTGCTTGCACTGCGACAGAAAACAAAGGACATTGGTGCCCTTTTGGTAATAGACGGAACACAATCAGTAGGAGCTTTGCCTTTTGATGTAGCCGAGATCCAGCCTGATGCTTTAATTTGTGCAGGGTATAAATGGCTTTTAGGCCCTTATTCGCTTGGCCTGGGCTACTTTGGGCCCTACTTTGACGAGGGAGTGCCCATTGAAGAAAACTGGATTAACCGACAGGATAGCGATGATTTCAAAAACCTCGTGACTTACCAATCTCAGTACAAACCCTTTGCACATCGTTATGGCGTTGGGGAACAAAGCAACTTTATCCTGGTTCCCATGCTAAAAGCAGCCATCGACCAGTTGTTAGATTGGGGTGTAGCCAATATTCAGCAGTATTGTTTGGAGTTGTCAGCAAGCCCTGTCGAACAACTCAGGGCAATGGGGTGTCAAATAGAGGAAGAGAAATATCGTTCAGGACATCTTTTTGGCGTTCGATTACCCAAACACTTAGACGGAGATAAATTGCAACAACTATTTGCAGCCCACCAGGTATTTGTTTCTTTCCGAGGTAGTGCTGTCCGGGTTTCACCACACCTTTATAACAATGAGGGTGATTTTACGACCTTTATAAAATGTTTTGAGCAATGTTTTGTCCCTAAGTTGTTTTAG
- a CDS encoding 4Fe-4S dicluster domain-containing protein yields the protein MAIMITDECINCGACEPECPNNAIYEGGVEWAIADGTSIVGDYTLEDGISVDASAQQAPVSDDLYYIVPDKCTECVGFHEEPQCAAVCPVDCCVPDPERKETEDQLLARKERLHL from the coding sequence ATGGCAATAATGATAACTGATGAGTGCATAAATTGTGGGGCTTGTGAGCCAGAATGCCCGAACAATGCAATATATGAAGGTGGTGTGGAATGGGCTATTGCGGATGGTACTAGTATAGTAGGAGATTACACCTTAGAGGATGGCATTTCCGTAGATGCGAGTGCGCAACAAGCGCCCGTTTCAGATGATTTGTATTATATCGTACCTGATAAATGTACCGAATGTGTAGGCTTTCATGAAGAACCGCAGTGTGCTGCTGTTTGTCCTGTAGATTGTTGCGTTCCGGACCCGGAAAGGAAAGAGACAGAGGATCAGCTGCTGGCTCGAAAAGAGCGGTTACACCTTTAG
- a CDS encoding sodium:solute symporter family protein — protein sequence MNLSTLDWSIIAIYFLFTLAVGIAVSRNAGNSTNDFFLSGRNMPWWLLGVSMVATTFSADTPNLVTGLVRENGVAGNWGWWAFLLTGMLTVFVYAKLWRRSNVMTDIEFYELRYSGSAAAFLRGFRALYLGLIFNVLVTGTVSLAAVKFGEIILHMPGWQTLLIAGGVTVAYSTVGGLKAVIVTDFVQFFLAMVGSIWACIYLVNLEQVGGLSNLLANAQVSEKLSLVPDFSDPNLWVPVLLVPLAVQWWASYYPGAEPGGGGYIAQRMFSAKTEKGAIKATLLFNVAHYALRPWPWILIALASLIVFPELSDIETAFPALSAGKLGHDVAYPAMLSLLPSGLMGLVAASLIAAFMSTMSTQLNLGASYLVNDFYHRFIKPTASEKELVAAARWFTVLSMVLGIGLGLALTDATQAFNLLLLLGSGTGLIYILRWFWWRINAMTEIIAMVSSLIIAGYLTFIHDMTGLPTLEPWHKTVLGALLTTIAWVLAAYVTPQTDESTLINFYQKIRPGGSGWKMVVDKAKAKGIDITYEKGQFPLEFLAFIIGCFTVYAALFATGYWIYGQTSSAFIASIGTILGGFILFRIWGNLKTQV from the coding sequence ATGAATCTTTCTACCTTAGACTGGTCAATTATCGCGATATATTTCCTATTCACCCTTGCGGTAGGGATTGCTGTCTCCAGAAATGCAGGAAATAGCACCAATGATTTTTTCTTATCCGGCCGAAATATGCCCTGGTGGTTGTTAGGGGTATCTATGGTAGCTACTACTTTTTCGGCTGATACACCTAATTTAGTAACAGGGCTTGTGCGCGAGAACGGTGTTGCGGGCAACTGGGGTTGGTGGGCATTTTTGCTCACGGGTATGTTGACCGTTTTTGTTTACGCCAAGCTTTGGCGACGGTCCAATGTGATGACAGATATTGAGTTTTACGAATTGAGGTATAGCGGAAGTGCTGCTGCCTTTCTGAGGGGATTCAGGGCCTTATACCTTGGGCTGATATTTAATGTGCTGGTGACGGGAACTGTTTCTTTGGCAGCCGTGAAATTTGGCGAGATCATCTTGCACATGCCGGGTTGGCAGACCCTGCTTATTGCTGGGGGGGTGACGGTTGCTTATAGTACGGTTGGGGGTTTAAAGGCCGTCATTGTAACTGATTTTGTACAATTTTTTTTAGCCATGGTCGGTTCTATTTGGGCTTGTATTTATTTAGTCAATTTGGAGCAGGTTGGTGGGCTTTCCAATTTACTTGCCAATGCGCAAGTCAGTGAAAAACTAAGTCTTGTTCCAGATTTTAGCGACCCCAATTTATGGGTACCCGTACTGCTGGTGCCACTAGCTGTTCAGTGGTGGGCTTCGTATTATCCCGGGGCGGAACCTGGCGGTGGAGGCTATATTGCACAACGTATGTTTTCTGCCAAAACGGAGAAGGGGGCAATTAAGGCAACCTTGTTGTTTAATGTGGCCCATTATGCGCTAAGGCCATGGCCATGGATTTTGATTGCCCTTGCTTCATTAATTGTTTTTCCTGAATTATCGGATATAGAAACGGCCTTTCCAGCGCTTTCGGCGGGCAAACTAGGTCATGATGTAGCTTATCCAGCCATGTTGAGCCTTTTGCCTTCTGGTCTGATGGGTTTGGTAGCCGCTTCTTTAATCGCGGCCTTTATGTCTACAATGTCAACCCAACTCAATCTGGGTGCCTCCTATCTCGTTAATGACTTTTATCATCGTTTTATAAAACCAACAGCCAGCGAAAAGGAATTGGTTGCTGCTGCCCGATGGTTTACCGTTTTGTCGATGGTACTGGGTATTGGCCTGGGCTTGGCCCTAACGGATGCCACCCAAGCCTTTAATTTGTTGCTGCTACTCGGTTCAGGTACCGGCTTAATTTATATTCTTCGTTGGTTTTGGTGGAGGATCAATGCAATGACAGAGATTATCGCCATGGTCTCTTCTTTGATTATTGCAGGTTATTTGACGTTTATCCATGATATGACAGGCCTACCTACTTTGGAACCTTGGCACAAGACGGTCTTAGGTGCCTTATTAACCACCATTGCATGGGTGCTTGCTGCTTATGTAACGCCGCAAACGGATGAGTCAACCTTAATCAATTTTTACCAAAAAATACGCCCGGGGGGTAGTGGTTGGAAAATGGTAGTAGACAAAGCCAAGGCAAAAGGGATTGATATTACTTACGAAAAAGGTCAATTCCCACTGGAATTTCTGGCTTTCATTATTGGCTGTTTTACCGTTTATGCAGCATTGTTTGCTACAGGGTATTGGATTTATGGGCAAACTAGTTCTGCTTTTATTGCTTCCATAGGAACAATATTAGGTGGCTTTATTCTCTTCCGTATTTGGGGAAATTTAAAGACACAAGTTTAA
- the mutS gene encoding DNA mismatch repair protein MutS, with translation MAKKTTKQDKTDKITPLMQQYFRVKTKYPDAILLFRVGDFYETFGEDAVKASQALGIILTSRNNGGNDIELAGFPYHSMDLYLPRLVRAGYRVAICEQLEKPSPQKKIVKRGVTEVVTPGVAVDDKLLDHKTNNFLAALSFGKKGSIGLAFLDISTGEFLTCEGDLPYIDKLMQSFVPSEVLISKEKKKFFREHFGERFNVFVLDEWIFTSDYGREKLLEHFGVQSLKGFGLEEMELAPIAAGTVLHYLATTENKNLKHINTISRIQAERYVWLDRFTIRNLELIYASNETGVPLIKVLDQTVSPMGARLLKKWVVLPLKKINEIEARQDVVEYFIEDVATSKTLEGHLRQVGDLERLISKVPLGKINPREVVQLKRSLMVMAPIKGLLAKSAKTALTEIAARLNPCEALIDTIAKQLIEEPPVNLNKGGVIADGVSETLDELRNIVNNSKEILLKIQRSEVERTGISSLKIGFNNVFGYYLEVTNKYKNQVPPEWTRKQTLTNGERYITEELKVLESKILGAEEKILDLESSLFEQLVLGINDYISIVQLNASLIARVDCLLSFAKVAQRNNYCRPTINDSFAIDIKAGRHPVIEQQLPLGESYIPNDVFLDNESQQVLMITGPNMAGKSALLRQTALISLMAQMGSFVPATSATMGLIDKVFTRVGASDNISSGESTFMVEMNETASIMNNISDRSLLLLDEIGRGTSTYDGISIAWSIAEFLHNNRTRPKTLFATHYHELNELANKFHRVKNFNIATKEVGQKVIFLRKLIPGGSHHSFGIHVASMAGMPRSILERAAHILTQLEQKSIDNEVASADGVKASRVATDQIAPENYQLSIFETVDPVAGKLKEALVDLNINNMTPIECMMKLNELKQLLEKG, from the coding sequence TTGGCAAAAAAAACGACAAAACAAGACAAGACGGATAAAATTACGCCTTTAATGCAACAATACTTTCGGGTGAAAACCAAATACCCGGATGCTATTTTGCTATTTAGAGTAGGAGACTTCTACGAAACCTTTGGAGAAGATGCGGTGAAGGCTTCACAGGCGCTGGGGATTATTCTAACCAGCCGAAACAATGGGGGAAATGATATTGAACTGGCAGGTTTTCCTTATCATTCTATGGATTTATACCTGCCACGACTCGTACGTGCCGGCTATCGCGTTGCCATTTGCGAACAACTCGAAAAACCTTCTCCACAAAAGAAAATTGTCAAACGGGGAGTGACCGAAGTCGTTACACCGGGTGTCGCAGTGGATGACAAATTACTAGACCACAAGACCAATAACTTTTTGGCAGCCCTCTCGTTTGGTAAAAAGGGAAGTATTGGGCTTGCTTTTTTGGATATTTCAACCGGAGAATTTCTGACTTGTGAGGGGGATTTACCTTACATAGATAAACTGATGCAAAGTTTTGTGCCCTCAGAAGTCCTGATTTCTAAAGAAAAAAAGAAGTTTTTCCGCGAACATTTTGGCGAAAGATTTAATGTTTTTGTCCTGGACGAATGGATTTTTACCAGCGACTATGGCCGAGAGAAATTGCTGGAACATTTTGGTGTTCAAAGCCTGAAAGGTTTTGGCCTGGAGGAAATGGAATTAGCTCCTATCGCCGCTGGCACGGTTCTTCATTATTTGGCGACCACCGAAAATAAGAATTTAAAGCACATTAATACCATTTCTCGGATCCAGGCAGAGCGATATGTTTGGTTGGATCGCTTCACCATCCGCAACCTGGAATTGATCTATGCCTCTAATGAAACAGGGGTTCCGCTTATTAAAGTCCTTGACCAAACCGTCTCCCCAATGGGCGCCCGCTTATTGAAAAAGTGGGTGGTACTACCCCTCAAAAAAATCAATGAAATTGAGGCAAGACAGGACGTCGTCGAGTATTTTATCGAAGATGTAGCCACCAGTAAGACCTTGGAAGGCCATCTTCGGCAGGTCGGCGATTTGGAACGACTGATTTCTAAGGTTCCACTCGGGAAAATAAATCCCCGGGAGGTGGTTCAACTCAAACGATCCTTGATGGTGATGGCGCCAATAAAAGGCTTGCTTGCTAAAAGTGCTAAAACTGCCCTTACGGAAATCGCTGCCCGGCTGAATCCCTGCGAAGCCTTGATCGACACCATTGCCAAACAACTCATTGAAGAACCTCCGGTCAATCTAAATAAAGGTGGGGTCATTGCTGATGGGGTATCGGAAACTTTAGATGAGTTGCGTAATATTGTAAACAACAGCAAGGAAATTTTACTGAAAATTCAGCGCTCAGAAGTGGAAAGGACAGGTATTAGTAGCCTTAAAATTGGGTTCAATAACGTATTTGGTTATTACCTGGAAGTCACCAATAAATATAAAAACCAAGTCCCTCCTGAATGGACCCGTAAGCAAACCCTGACCAATGGCGAACGCTATATTACAGAAGAACTCAAGGTTTTAGAATCCAAAATATTGGGTGCCGAAGAGAAAATACTAGACTTGGAGTCCTCCTTATTTGAGCAATTGGTTCTAGGCATTAATGACTACATTTCCATCGTTCAGCTCAATGCGAGCCTGATTGCCCGGGTAGATTGCCTGCTGTCTTTTGCAAAGGTGGCACAGCGCAATAATTATTGCAGACCAACGATCAATGATTCTTTTGCCATTGACATCAAGGCCGGCCGTCATCCCGTCATTGAGCAACAACTTCCGCTGGGCGAAAGCTATATTCCCAATGATGTTTTTCTCGACAATGAGTCCCAACAAGTGCTTATGATCACAGGACCCAATATGGCGGGAAAATCTGCCCTACTTCGCCAAACAGCATTGATTAGCCTGATGGCCCAAATGGGGTCCTTTGTCCCAGCTACTTCCGCTACCATGGGACTGATCGACAAGGTATTTACCAGGGTGGGCGCGTCTGATAATATTTCCTCGGGTGAATCCACTTTTATGGTGGAAATGAATGAGACGGCTAGTATCATGAATAATATTTCGGACCGTAGTTTGCTCTTATTGGATGAAATCGGGCGTGGTACGAGCACCTATGATGGCATCTCCATTGCCTGGTCCATCGCTGAATTTTTACACAATAATAGGACAAGACCCAAAACCCTTTTTGCCACCCATTACCATGAGTTAAATGAATTGGCCAATAAATTCCACCGCGTTAAAAACTTCAATATTGCTACTAAAGAGGTAGGTCAAAAGGTGATTTTTCTCCGAAAATTAATTCCGGGAGGGAGTCACCATAGTTTTGGCATCCATGTAGCCAGTATGGCCGGTATGCCCAGAAGTATTCTAGAAAGAGCAGCCCATATTCTGACCCAGCTAGAGCAAAAATCTATAGACAATGAGGTCGCTTCAGCTGATGGAGTGAAAGCCTCCCGGGTCGCAACCGATCAGATTGCCCCCGAAAACTACCAGTTGAGTATCTTCGAAACGGTTGACCCAGTTGCCGGAAAGCTGAAGGAGGCACTTGTCGATCTGAATATCAACAATATGACGCCTATTGAATGTATGATGAAATTGAATGAGCTGAAGCAATTATTGGAGAAAGGGTAG
- the dapB gene encoding 4-hydroxy-tetrahydrodipicolinate reductase: MKIALLGYGKMGKTIDQLAQAAGHQVVLRIDVDNNADLNAGNLSGVDVAIEFTRPESAFQNIVTCLENGVPIVCGTTGWLDRLEEAKQLVEKYQGGLFYASNYSIGVNIFFALNRYLAAIMNKYDQYEVQMEEVHHTQKLDAPSGTAITLAEGILAELARKANWINAPTTQPAQLPIISKRIDKVPGTHEVSYESPVDTITITHTAHSREGFARGALAAAEWLVGKTGFYGMEDML; the protein is encoded by the coding sequence ATGAAAATAGCACTTTTAGGTTACGGAAAAATGGGAAAAACCATTGATCAATTGGCGCAGGCAGCCGGACATCAAGTCGTCTTGCGAATTGATGTAGATAATAACGCCGATTTGAATGCAGGTAATTTGTCAGGGGTTGATGTCGCTATTGAATTTACCCGTCCAGAGAGCGCGTTCCAGAATATTGTCACCTGTCTTGAAAATGGCGTGCCAATCGTATGTGGTACAACCGGTTGGCTAGATCGTTTGGAAGAAGCCAAGCAATTGGTCGAGAAATACCAGGGAGGTCTATTCTATGCCTCTAATTACAGTATCGGCGTCAATATTTTCTTTGCCCTCAATCGTTATTTAGCTGCGATAATGAACAAATACGACCAATATGAGGTGCAGATGGAGGAAGTCCATCATACGCAAAAACTGGATGCACCAAGTGGGACCGCCATTACCCTGGCCGAAGGCATTTTAGCAGAATTAGCTCGTAAAGCAAACTGGATCAATGCGCCCACCACTCAGCCTGCTCAATTACCCATCATCTCTAAAAGAATCGATAAGGTACCCGGCACCCACGAAGTCAGCTACGAGTCACCCGTCGATACGATCACCATCACCCATACCGCACATTCTCGCGAAGGTTTTGCTCGCGGCGCCCTGGCCGCCGCCGAATGGCTCGTCGGCAAGACCGGGTTTTATGGTATGGAAGATATGCTATAG
- a CDS encoding endonuclease/exonuclease/phosphatase family protein, protein MTFSSLKTVFRIVGGIFFISIFYVVFVLAHGTFTDFQPEAIQPIKAHQSSKITIVEQEELSFITWNIGFGGLGKESEFFFDNDGSLFFSWGKMINAPKTVVEKNINGVLDFVQKEAADFYLFQEVDVSSKRSYYHNEFEQVANKLPTFEAHFATNYQVERVPIPIMEPWRVYGKAFSGLATYGRFHTSNASRLQLPGAFDWPTRIFQLDRCIAIQRYPTTKNGELVVMNIHHSAYDEGGSLKKQQMAFLKDLLLAEYAKGNYVIVGGDWNQCPPDFPFDKFMPGQTEGYTQLNIPQDYLPEEWTWAFDPQTPTNRKTHSPYKAGTTFVTLIDFFLVSPNVEVLEAKGISQGFDFSDHQPVKLRVRLR, encoded by the coding sequence ATGACATTCTCAAGCCTGAAAACCGTCTTCCGCATAGTCGGAGGTATTTTTTTTATTTCTATTTTTTATGTTGTTTTCGTTTTAGCGCACGGTACTTTTACGGATTTCCAACCTGAAGCCATTCAGCCCATCAAGGCCCATCAGTCTTCAAAAATAACGATCGTTGAGCAAGAAGAACTAAGCTTTATTACCTGGAATATTGGTTTTGGTGGACTAGGGAAAGAAAGTGAATTCTTTTTTGATAATGATGGGTCGCTATTTTTTTCCTGGGGGAAAATGATCAATGCCCCCAAAACAGTGGTGGAAAAAAACATTAATGGGGTCCTGGATTTTGTCCAAAAAGAGGCAGCTGATTTTTACCTTTTCCAAGAAGTGGATGTATCTTCTAAAAGAAGTTATTACCATAATGAATTTGAGCAGGTGGCCAACAAACTGCCAACTTTTGAAGCACATTTTGCCACCAACTACCAAGTAGAGCGAGTGCCGATTCCTATTATGGAACCCTGGCGGGTGTATGGCAAGGCCTTTAGTGGTTTGGCCACTTATGGTCGATTCCATACTTCAAATGCAAGTCGCCTTCAATTACCAGGGGCCTTTGACTGGCCTACTCGTATTTTTCAATTGGACAGGTGCATTGCCATTCAGCGTTACCCCACCACAAAAAATGGAGAATTGGTCGTCATGAATATACATCACTCCGCTTATGACGAAGGTGGGTCGCTGAAAAAACAACAAATGGCCTTTCTGAAGGATTTGCTATTGGCCGAGTACGCAAAGGGAAATTATGTCATCGTTGGCGGAGATTGGAACCAATGTCCGCCCGACTTCCCCTTTGACAAGTTTATGCCTGGCCAAACGGAAGGCTATACCCAGCTCAATATCCCACAAGACTACCTTCCCGAGGAATGGACCTGGGCCTTCGATCCTCAAACCCCCACCAATCGCAAGACCCATAGCCCTTACAAGGCAGGAACCACCTTTGTTACACTGATCGACTTTTTCCTGGTTTCGCCAAATGTGGAGGTCCTCGAGGCCAAAGGAATTAGCCAAGGTTTCGACTTCTCCGACCACCAGCCAGTGAAGCTGCGGGTGCGGCTGCGGTAA